Proteins found in one Herbiconiux sp. A18JL235 genomic segment:
- a CDS encoding nuclear transport factor 2 family protein encodes MTPTDTFSSDRLGDRLEIQHRVHQFCRAIDRLDLEMLREVYHDDAHDDHGSYQGGVDGLIEWIGERHRAIGFSSHHVTNTFIEFADDDSAFVETYFLAWQSVSPGTGAAVDGGGSQEAISSGRYADHFVRKEGRWAIQSRIAIPGSLLAMTERLAPAGAPERGSRTPDDPAERLRAQLGLA; translated from the coding sequence ATGACCCCGACCGACACCTTCTCGAGCGACCGCCTGGGCGACCGGCTTGAGATCCAGCACCGGGTGCACCAGTTCTGCCGGGCCATCGACCGGCTCGACCTCGAGATGCTGCGCGAGGTCTACCACGACGACGCGCACGACGACCACGGCTCCTACCAGGGCGGGGTCGACGGCCTCATCGAGTGGATCGGCGAGCGCCACCGCGCCATCGGCTTCTCCTCGCACCACGTCACCAACACCTTCATCGAGTTCGCCGACGACGACTCCGCCTTCGTCGAGACCTACTTCCTCGCCTGGCAGAGCGTGAGCCCCGGCACCGGCGCCGCGGTCGACGGCGGGGGGAGCCAAGAGGCCATCTCGTCGGGTCGTTACGCCGACCACTTCGTGCGCAAGGAAGGCCGATGGGCCATCCAGTCGCGCATCGCCATTCCGGGATCGTTGCTGGCCATGACCGAGCGCCTCGCGCCTGCCGGCGCCCCCGAGCGGGGCTCCCGCACCCCCGACGACCCGGCCGAGCGGCTCCGCGCCCAACTGGGCCTCGCCTAG
- a CDS encoding LacI family DNA-binding transcriptional regulator: MATKRPTIVDVAKKAGVSKSLVSLVMREAPGVSDERRAMVLRAADELGYRVNFAARSLTANPRSGKLVGFVIRDLEQPWASDVVDIIKPIIEDAGYTVLLTLFSPTNGSRRLDFSALDVLRDLRVTGLVFIGSMHDHPALNRVDFARAVVYSGWGPDGPTADAVRGNDQLGLQLVVDHLVGLGHRRIVHVSGIPGAVATDRADGYRKAMQRHGLREHLSVIQADYTISAGHAAAMHLLRDNPEPPTAITCADDMSAMGVMSAVAHLGLDVAVTGYDNIAMSALSQIDLTTVDQNNAEMAERSARALLARLEQPGAPFMTDVVRPRLVVRGSSFRGVSASGTSSA; the protein is encoded by the coding sequence ATGGCGACCAAACGACCGACGATCGTCGACGTCGCCAAGAAGGCCGGGGTGTCGAAGTCGCTCGTGTCGCTCGTGATGCGCGAAGCGCCCGGGGTGAGCGACGAACGGCGCGCGATGGTGCTGCGAGCCGCCGACGAACTCGGCTACCGCGTCAACTTCGCGGCCCGCTCCCTCACCGCCAATCCCCGTTCCGGCAAGCTCGTCGGCTTCGTCATCCGCGACCTCGAGCAGCCCTGGGCGTCCGACGTGGTCGACATCATCAAGCCGATCATCGAAGACGCCGGCTATACGGTGCTGCTCACCCTGTTCTCGCCCACGAACGGCAGCCGACGTCTCGATTTCTCGGCGCTCGACGTGCTGCGAGACCTGCGGGTGACCGGGCTGGTGTTCATCGGGTCGATGCACGATCATCCGGCGCTCAACCGGGTCGACTTCGCGCGGGCGGTGGTCTATTCCGGCTGGGGCCCCGACGGGCCGACGGCCGACGCCGTGCGGGGCAATGACCAGCTGGGCCTGCAGCTCGTGGTCGACCACCTGGTGGGTCTCGGCCATCGCCGCATCGTCCACGTCTCGGGAATCCCCGGCGCCGTCGCCACCGATCGGGCCGACGGCTACCGCAAGGCGATGCAGCGCCACGGGCTCCGCGAGCATCTGTCGGTCATCCAGGCCGATTACACCATCAGCGCCGGTCATGCGGCAGCGATGCATCTGCTGCGTGACAACCCGGAGCCCCCCACCGCCATCACCTGCGCCGACGACATGTCGGCGATGGGTGTGATGTCGGCAGTCGCCCACCTCGGCCTCGACGTGGCGGTGACGGGGTACGACAACATCGCCATGTCTGCCCTCAGCCAGATCGACCTCACCACGGTCGACCAGAACAACGCCGAGATGGCCGAGCGTTCGGCCCGGGCGCTGCTCGCCAGGCTCGAGCAACCGGGCGCGCCGTTCATGACCGACGTCGTGCGGCCGCGTCTGGTGGTACGGGGCTCGAGCTTCAGGGGAGTGAGCGCTTCCGGGACCTCATCCGCGTAG
- a CDS encoding sugar phosphate isomerase/epimerase family protein: MPEPELIASCWTTAGDAAPQRGDETSPFALLDRIRAAGAAGWSGFGLVHADLKTALTTLDYADIRGALDDAGLRYLELEFLGDWWTDGDRRVVSDAMRGELFEAARALSPLHIKCAGDFSGGVVDDELLVREFRKLAEEAADAGTRLALEALPMTNFSTIEAGQRFLSEVAHPAAGLCIDIWHVYRGGTPIDELTGFVDPATLFAVELNDARAAQPADLWIDTVDERMLPGEGEWDVAGFINVIRGLGFDGPWGVEILSAAHRSRRLDEALDAARSATLGEFARADEALRG, encoded by the coding sequence ATGCCAGAGCCCGAGCTCATCGCATCCTGCTGGACCACGGCCGGCGATGCCGCCCCGCAACGAGGCGACGAGACCAGCCCGTTCGCGCTCCTCGACCGCATCCGCGCCGCCGGCGCCGCCGGATGGTCGGGTTTCGGGCTGGTGCACGCCGACCTCAAGACTGCTCTGACCACCCTCGACTACGCCGACATCAGGGGCGCCCTCGACGACGCCGGCCTCCGCTACCTCGAGCTCGAGTTCCTCGGCGACTGGTGGACCGACGGCGACCGCCGCGTCGTCTCCGACGCAATGCGGGGCGAGTTGTTCGAGGCCGCACGAGCGCTGTCGCCCCTCCACATCAAGTGTGCGGGCGACTTCTCGGGCGGGGTCGTCGACGACGAGCTGCTCGTGCGCGAGTTCAGGAAGCTGGCCGAGGAGGCCGCCGATGCAGGAACCCGCCTGGCGCTGGAGGCGCTGCCGATGACGAACTTCTCGACCATCGAGGCCGGGCAGCGCTTCCTCAGCGAGGTCGCGCATCCGGCGGCCGGGCTGTGCATCGACATCTGGCACGTCTACCGCGGCGGAACGCCGATCGACGAGCTCACGGGCTTCGTCGACCCGGCCACCCTGTTCGCCGTCGAGCTGAACGATGCCCGGGCGGCGCAGCCGGCCGACCTCTGGATCGACACGGTCGACGAGCGGATGCTGCCCGGCGAGGGCGAATGGGACGTCGCAGGCTTCATCAACGTCATCCGCGGCCTCGGTTTCGACGGCCCGTGGGGAGTCGAGATCCTCTCCGCGGCCCACCGCTCCCGCAGACTCGACGAGGCGCTCGACGCCGCCCGATCGGCCACGCTCGGCGAGTTCGCCAGGGCCGACGAAGCACTACGCGGATGA
- a CDS encoding SDR family NAD(P)-dependent oxidoreductase: protein MDLGLAGKTAYVTGAATGIGRATVEALAAEGAAVYAVDIQGQTLSAYVDELESGEVAVGEFDLSTEAGVDAAADAMLGHFGSAPDILVNNVGAGKMLGFEEIDDALWHRTLELNLFAMVRTCRVVVPRMAERGGAVVNVASDLARQAEPVIVDYAASKSAMLSVSKSLALTYAPSVRVNSVCPGPIWTPFWYAPGGFAETMEKTYGAEGQEAIDAFIADRGIPLGRMGLPEEVARTIVFLASPAASYTTGSVYGVDGGTIRATA, encoded by the coding sequence ATGGATCTCGGACTTGCAGGCAAGACGGCGTACGTGACCGGCGCGGCCACAGGCATCGGGCGGGCGACAGTCGAGGCGCTCGCCGCAGAGGGTGCGGCGGTCTACGCCGTCGACATCCAGGGCCAGACGCTGAGCGCCTACGTCGACGAGCTCGAGTCGGGCGAGGTGGCGGTCGGCGAGTTCGACTTGTCGACCGAGGCGGGCGTCGACGCGGCGGCCGACGCCATGCTCGGTCATTTCGGCTCGGCACCCGACATCCTGGTCAACAACGTCGGGGCGGGCAAGATGCTCGGCTTCGAGGAGATCGACGATGCGCTCTGGCACCGCACCCTCGAGCTCAACCTGTTCGCCATGGTGCGCACCTGCCGCGTGGTCGTGCCCCGCATGGCGGAGCGCGGCGGGGCGGTCGTGAACGTCGCCTCCGACCTGGCACGCCAGGCGGAGCCGGTGATCGTCGACTACGCCGCGAGCAAGTCGGCGATGCTGAGTGTCAGCAAGTCGCTCGCTCTCACCTATGCACCCTCGGTGCGGGTCAACTCCGTCTGCCCCGGCCCCATCTGGACCCCGTTCTGGTACGCGCCAGGCGGGTTCGCCGAGACCATGGAGAAGACCTACGGGGCCGAGGGGCAGGAGGCCATCGATGCCTTCATCGCCGACCGCGGCATCCCGCTCGGCCGAATGGGCCTCCCCGAGGAGGTCGCCCGCACGATCGTGTTCCTGGCCTCGCCCGCGGCTTCGTACACGACAGGTTCGGTGTATGGCGTCGACGGTGGCACGATCCGTGCCACCGCGTGA
- a CDS encoding sugar ABC transporter substrate-binding protein: MNHARRHRPRRIAPVLLTAALVPAVLAGCSNTPIGTGGGSTASGDSATVGLAGSFLTNPFQVVLVDGIGVDSEKIGLDLLPATNADADPAQQITDIQNLLAQNVNGLIVVPVDSSAVIPGIEQANNQGVPVVTVDVAPNGGDVYMVVRADNYYMGTAACEAMGEAIGGTGTVLNLQGDLASVNGLDRSDGFTDCMTEKFPDVEVISRPTNWVAQEAADAAQAVASTTDLAGIFMASDTVMGPSIAQVLQTQGKWTTSDDPNHIFLAAIDGGSEALQFVRDGYFDAVVSQPADLYSKYSTQYVKDAIDGKTYEAGPTDHDSEIVEDENGILEDLLPSPVVTKDNVDDPALWGNSQG, translated from the coding sequence ATGAACCATGCACGACGCCACCGGCCCCGCCGCATCGCCCCGGTGCTGCTCACCGCAGCGCTCGTCCCCGCCGTCCTGGCAGGCTGCAGCAACACGCCCATCGGAACCGGTGGGGGCTCGACCGCCTCCGGCGACTCCGCCACGGTGGGCCTCGCCGGCTCGTTCCTCACCAACCCGTTCCAGGTGGTGCTGGTCGACGGCATCGGTGTCGACTCCGAGAAGATCGGGCTCGACCTGCTGCCGGCCACCAACGCCGACGCCGATCCCGCCCAGCAGATCACCGACATCCAGAACCTGCTCGCCCAGAACGTCAACGGACTCATCGTGGTGCCGGTCGACTCGAGTGCGGTCATCCCGGGCATCGAACAGGCCAACAACCAGGGCGTGCCGGTGGTGACCGTCGACGTGGCCCCCAACGGAGGCGATGTCTACATGGTCGTGCGTGCCGACAACTACTACATGGGCACCGCGGCGTGCGAAGCGATGGGCGAGGCGATCGGCGGAACGGGCACCGTGCTCAACCTGCAGGGCGACCTGGCATCGGTGAACGGTCTCGACCGCTCCGACGGCTTCACCGACTGCATGACCGAGAAGTTCCCCGACGTCGAGGTCATCTCCCGCCCCACCAACTGGGTCGCCCAGGAAGCCGCCGACGCGGCACAGGCGGTCGCCTCGACCACCGACCTCGCCGGCATCTTCATGGCCAGCGACACCGTGATGGGTCCGAGCATCGCGCAGGTGCTGCAGACCCAGGGCAAGTGGACGACGTCAGACGACCCGAACCACATCTTCCTGGCCGCGATCGACGGCGGCAGCGAGGCGCTGCAGTTCGTGCGCGACGGCTATTTCGATGCCGTCGTGTCGCAGCCGGCCGACCTGTACAGCAAGTACTCGACCCAGTACGTCAAGGACGCGATCGACGGCAAGACCTATGAGGCCGGCCCCACCGATCATGACAGCGAGATCGTCGAAGACGAGAACGGCATCCTCGAAGACCTGCTCCCCTCGCCCGTGGTGACGAAGGACAACGTCGACGACCCCGCCCTCTGGGGCAACTCGCAGGGCTGA
- a CDS encoding sugar ABC transporter ATP-binding protein — translation MTTTDGRERHDIAVRISGLTKIYGSTRALDGVDLTVAVGESRALLGRNGAGKSTLIGLLSGLGRADGGTISVLGADGAMEGAGSDAIGCVYQKSTLIPGLTAAENIWLGRYPTDRLGGVAWGRLMADARSLLDEWGIGRVADRVADQLEPVERKIVEICRALSQGPKVLLLDEPTAGLDEGGSQELFAKIAEARRRGVTVIYVSHHLEEVFEVCDSVTILRDGTDVLHAPVSEMTIDSIVDAMVGPALTDSLAADPAARRRAELGETVLAVEGVSVDGAVDGSDLVLRRGECLGLTGLDGAGHVQLAEAIAGLTVPTAGVITLEGRRISTSSIGANIRAGIGYVPEDRHESGFIPALSVEENATMTIFDRIRNRAGLISGSRRRQYYDRLQAAWSIKAAGPTQPIEELSGGNQQKVVLARALASDPAVLVLINPTAGVDVSAKASIYESIAELTAAGRSVIVVSSDDADLAVCDRVLVMFKGRVHAQLPAGWDERELVAAVQGEAA, via the coding sequence ATGACGACGACCGACGGCCGGGAGCGCCACGACATCGCCGTCCGCATCAGCGGGCTCACGAAGATCTACGGATCGACCCGCGCACTCGACGGCGTCGACCTCACGGTGGCCGTGGGGGAGTCGCGAGCGCTGCTCGGCCGCAACGGCGCCGGCAAGTCCACCCTCATCGGCCTCCTCTCCGGGCTCGGCCGTGCCGACGGCGGCACCATCAGCGTGCTGGGCGCCGACGGTGCGATGGAGGGCGCGGGTTCTGACGCGATCGGCTGCGTCTATCAGAAGTCGACCCTCATCCCCGGCCTCACCGCCGCCGAGAACATCTGGCTCGGACGGTACCCGACCGACCGGCTCGGCGGCGTGGCCTGGGGCAGGCTGATGGCGGATGCGCGTTCCCTGCTCGACGAGTGGGGGATCGGAAGGGTCGCCGATCGGGTGGCCGATCAACTCGAACCGGTCGAGCGCAAGATCGTCGAGATCTGTCGTGCCCTCTCGCAGGGGCCCAAGGTGCTGCTGCTCGACGAGCCGACCGCCGGTCTCGACGAGGGCGGCAGCCAGGAGCTGTTCGCCAAGATCGCTGAGGCCAGGCGACGGGGTGTGACCGTCATCTACGTCTCCCACCACCTCGAGGAGGTGTTCGAGGTCTGCGACTCCGTCACCATCCTCCGCGACGGCACGGATGTGCTGCACGCGCCGGTCTCCGAGATGACGATCGATTCGATCGTCGATGCCATGGTCGGGCCCGCCCTCACCGATTCCCTCGCCGCCGACCCGGCAGCGCGGCGCCGCGCCGAGCTCGGCGAGACCGTCCTCGCGGTCGAGGGCGTCTCGGTCGACGGGGCGGTCGATGGATCCGACCTCGTGCTCCGCCGGGGGGAATGCCTCGGTCTCACGGGGCTCGACGGTGCAGGTCACGTGCAGCTCGCCGAGGCCATCGCCGGCCTCACCGTCCCCACCGCGGGCGTCATCACCCTGGAGGGACGCCGAATCTCCACCTCCTCGATCGGGGCGAACATCCGTGCCGGAATCGGCTACGTTCCCGAAGACCGGCACGAGAGCGGGTTCATCCCGGCGCTCAGCGTCGAGGAGAACGCCACCATGACGATCTTCGACCGCATCCGCAACCGCGCCGGCCTCATCAGCGGGTCGCGGCGGCGACAGTACTACGACCGCCTCCAGGCGGCCTGGAGCATCAAGGCGGCCGGCCCGACCCAGCCGATCGAAGAGCTGAGCGGCGGCAACCAGCAGAAGGTGGTCCTCGCGCGTGCCCTCGCATCCGACCCGGCCGTGCTGGTGCTCATCAACCCCACAGCCGGCGTCGACGTCTCAGCGAAGGCCTCGATCTACGAATCGATCGCCGAGCTCACGGCGGCCGGACGCTCGGTCATCGTCGTGTCGAGCGACGACGCCGATCTCGCCGTCTGCGATCGCGTGCTGGTGATGTTCAAGGGCCGCGTGCACGCCCAGCTCCCGGCGGGCTGGGACGAACGAGAGCTCGTCGCCGCCGTGCAAGGGGAAGCAGCATGA
- a CDS encoding ABC transporter permease: MTDQTAVATAPRRTPLADRFGGLRELVLLPVIILVMIIGSILTPNFFTVNNLVNKVLVTSAVLGVVVIAESMILIAGYFDLSLESTVGLAPMLAAWLVLPAAVGGSGLGLSPWAAFGVMFVASIAIGLFNGFLIAVLRLNAFIVTLAMLIFLRGLTLGISGGQTLSGLPPEFTALGNSYIFGISVQVWIVVVAFVVVALFMRKHPVGRKIYAIGGNEEASKAAGINTVRITIGLFVVGAMLAALAGLMLTSRIASVTANQGDGMIFTVFAAAVIGGISLDGGRGTMVGAATGVLLLGIIQNILTLTNVPSFWISAIYGLIILAALVFGHFSGRLNLLRSAKLGRA, translated from the coding sequence ATGACAGATCAGACGGCGGTCGCCACCGCCCCGCGGCGGACGCCGCTCGCCGACCGCTTCGGCGGACTCCGTGAACTCGTGCTGCTGCCGGTGATCATCCTGGTCATGATCATCGGCTCGATCCTCACGCCCAACTTCTTCACCGTCAACAACCTGGTGAACAAGGTGCTCGTGACCTCAGCGGTGCTCGGCGTCGTCGTCATCGCCGAGAGCATGATCCTCATCGCCGGCTACTTCGATCTGTCGCTCGAGTCGACGGTGGGCCTCGCGCCGATGCTCGCTGCCTGGCTCGTGCTCCCCGCCGCGGTGGGCGGGTCTGGGCTCGGCCTCTCGCCGTGGGCCGCCTTCGGCGTGATGTTCGTGGCGTCGATCGCGATCGGCCTGTTCAACGGCTTCCTCATCGCCGTGCTCAGGTTGAACGCCTTCATCGTCACGCTGGCGATGCTGATCTTCCTCCGCGGGCTCACCCTCGGCATCTCCGGCGGCCAGACCCTCTCCGGCCTCCCGCCCGAGTTCACCGCGCTGGGGAACTCCTACATCTTCGGCATCTCGGTGCAGGTGTGGATCGTCGTCGTCGCCTTCGTCGTCGTCGCCCTGTTCATGCGCAAGCATCCCGTCGGCCGCAAGATCTACGCCATCGGCGGCAACGAAGAGGCGTCGAAGGCGGCGGGCATCAACACGGTGCGCATCACCATCGGCCTGTTCGTGGTCGGCGCCATGCTCGCGGCCCTCGCCGGCCTCATGCTCACCAGCCGCATCGCGTCCGTCACCGCCAACCAGGGCGACGGCATGATCTTCACTGTCTTCGCCGCCGCCGTCATCGGCGGCATCTCGCTCGACGGCGGCCGGGGCACCATGGTCGGAGCAGCCACAGGCGTGCTGCTGCTCGGCATCATCCAGAACATCCTCACGCTCACCAACGTGCCGTCGTTCTGGATCAGCGCGATCTACGGTCTCATCATCCTCGCCGCTCTGGTGTTCGGTCACTTCTCCGGTCGCCTCAATCTGCTCCGCTCCGCGAAGCTGGGTCGCGCATGA
- a CDS encoding zinc-binding dehydrogenase — protein sequence MSVEHDEPARWPTGEMAGLQFVAAGRAEWMRVPVPGERTGHVLVEVERLGICGTDEHLHSGHSAYIRSGLTTYPFQPGHEFVGRVVAVAPGVRSVAVGDRVVGEPFLPCLACPVCRSGAINLCPNRAEQGVRGNVPGAAARYVRTPAANLAVVPEGVGPDAAVLAEPSVTALGALEAIRVMPGDEVAVIGTGTIGLLVVQIASALGARVTAVGIDEHGLARAEECGAVAIARPEEAPSDRFDATVEASGATPALLTASRITGPGGRIAQVGIPGGADVPVDGSSIVAKGLTITGVLGGVAHLSRAVGLIAAGVIRPELLIRHVIGWEDAPDAFGVPAGDAKPKVLVDLSALARDDAAALGVGVGAGRGIA from the coding sequence ATGAGCGTCGAGCATGACGAGCCGGCGCGCTGGCCGACGGGTGAGATGGCCGGACTCCAGTTCGTCGCGGCCGGCCGAGCAGAGTGGATGCGCGTGCCGGTGCCCGGGGAACGAACCGGTCACGTGCTGGTCGAGGTGGAGCGCCTCGGCATCTGCGGCACCGACGAGCACCTCCACTCGGGGCACTCCGCATATATAAGGAGTGGACTCACCACCTATCCCTTCCAGCCGGGCCACGAATTCGTCGGCCGCGTCGTCGCCGTAGCTCCCGGGGTGCGCTCGGTGGCCGTCGGAGACAGGGTGGTGGGCGAGCCCTTCCTCCCGTGCCTGGCCTGCCCGGTCTGCCGTTCGGGTGCCATCAACCTGTGCCCGAACCGGGCCGAGCAGGGCGTGCGCGGCAACGTTCCCGGGGCCGCCGCGCGTTATGTGCGCACCCCCGCCGCCAACCTCGCGGTCGTGCCCGAAGGGGTGGGACCCGATGCCGCTGTGCTCGCCGAACCCTCCGTCACGGCGCTCGGCGCCCTCGAGGCCATCAGAGTGATGCCGGGCGACGAGGTCGCCGTGATCGGCACCGGCACGATCGGGTTGCTCGTCGTGCAGATCGCCTCGGCGCTCGGTGCCCGGGTGACCGCCGTCGGTATCGACGAGCACGGACTCGCGCGGGCGGAGGAGTGCGGTGCCGTGGCGATCGCCCGCCCCGAAGAGGCGCCGAGCGACCGTTTCGACGCGACGGTCGAGGCCTCGGGTGCCACTCCGGCTCTGCTCACCGCCTCGCGCATCACCGGCCCCGGCGGCCGCATCGCACAGGTGGGCATTCCCGGCGGTGCCGATGTGCCGGTCGACGGCTCGTCCATCGTCGCCAAGGGGCTCACCATCACCGGCGTGCTCGGAGGGGTGGCGCATCTGTCACGGGCCGTGGGGCTCATCGCCGCCGGTGTCATCCGGCCCGAGCTGCTCATCCGGCACGTCATCGGATGGGAAGACGCGCCTGACGCGTTCGGAGTGCCAGCCGGCGACGCGAAGCCTAAGGTACTGGTCGACCTCTCCGCGCTCGCCCGCGATGATGCAGCCGCACTCGGTGTCGGCGTCGGTGCGGGGAGGGGCATCGCATGA
- a CDS encoding zinc-binding dehydrogenase, with protein sequence MSESSRRDTASGGVGGALAGAIGAVIVDRDASGTVGVSYRAHPRPVPGAGELLVRPAFVGICGSDLEQLHGGMPESFVIAYPHVLGHEWAGVVVETGPGASRFSAGDRVLGHGDLGGNSWFGVTHDGAMAELFTVSETMCFAVPESVELQTAAIIEPFVCVFTALQRVGGVSASDTVHVYGLGAIGLSAVIQAATAGAEVVVFDPSAPRRELALALGAAVAVDPLGAEADGDPLEVVERETGRRLADLVVEASGAPSAQAAALESADDRGRVLLMGVSVPRAVPSRLGLVQQRGLTVSSSTGAPPEYWAPAIRFVERRGIDLSVLVSSTLDFADIAEAVRRAEDSRHEIKVLVRPGATPSTHAENGAPR encoded by the coding sequence ATGAGCGAGAGCTCGAGGCGTGACACCGCTTCCGGCGGCGTCGGTGGTGCCCTCGCCGGCGCCATCGGTGCGGTGATCGTCGACCGAGACGCGTCGGGAACGGTCGGGGTGAGCTACCGAGCGCACCCCCGCCCGGTGCCCGGCGCGGGGGAGCTGCTCGTGCGCCCCGCCTTCGTGGGCATCTGCGGCTCCGACCTGGAGCAGCTCCACGGCGGCATGCCGGAGTCGTTCGTCATCGCCTACCCCCACGTGCTCGGACATGAGTGGGCCGGCGTGGTGGTGGAGACGGGCCCGGGCGCCTCACGCTTCTCGGCGGGCGACCGCGTGCTCGGGCACGGAGACCTCGGCGGCAACTCCTGGTTCGGCGTCACACACGACGGCGCGATGGCCGAGCTGTTCACGGTCTCGGAGACGATGTGCTTCGCCGTGCCCGAGTCGGTCGAGCTGCAGACCGCCGCCATCATCGAGCCGTTCGTCTGCGTCTTCACAGCTCTGCAGCGGGTCGGCGGTGTCAGTGCCTCCGACACCGTGCACGTGTACGGGCTCGGTGCCATCGGCCTCTCCGCCGTCATCCAGGCGGCGACGGCGGGAGCCGAGGTCGTCGTGTTCGACCCGAGTGCGCCTCGGAGAGAGCTGGCGCTGGCACTCGGCGCGGCCGTCGCGGTCGACCCTCTCGGGGCGGAGGCCGACGGCGACCCGCTCGAGGTCGTCGAGCGGGAGACCGGCAGGCGTCTCGCCGATCTCGTCGTCGAAGCATCCGGAGCGCCCTCGGCCCAGGCCGCAGCGCTCGAGAGCGCCGACGACCGGGGGAGGGTGCTGCTCATGGGCGTCTCGGTGCCGCGCGCCGTGCCGTCGCGGCTCGGGCTCGTGCAGCAGCGCGGCCTCACCGTGTCGAGCTCGACCGGGGCACCGCCGGAGTACTGGGCCCCCGCAATCAGGTTCGTCGAACGGCGCGGCATCGACCTGAGCGTGCTCGTGTCGTCGACCCTCGACTTCGCCGACATCGCGGAAGCCGTGAGGCGGGCGGAGGATTCGCGTCACGAGATCAAGGTGCTCGTCAGGCCGGGTGCCACCCCATCGACCCACGCAGAAAATGGAGCACCGAGATGA
- a CDS encoding SDR family NAD(P)-dependent oxidoreductase encodes MRLTDKIAIVTGGARGIGRATAELFAEEGATVVVADLSVDTPLADGIEFVEHDVTDEESWRRLVAGVVERHGRVDVLFNNAGTVGSYEPIDTIDPELWKRIVDINLNGCFYGVRQVVPVMRENGGGSIVNTSSIWGIAGAAGVSAYTASKAAVRSLSKNVALSYVGDGIRCNSIHPGIIDTPMIEAQDAGVTAGIVDITPMKRLGTPREIANGVLFLASDESSYMTGAELVIDGGYTAQ; translated from the coding sequence ATGAGACTCACCGACAAGATCGCGATCGTGACCGGAGGTGCGAGGGGCATCGGCCGGGCGACCGCCGAGCTGTTCGCCGAGGAAGGAGCGACGGTCGTCGTCGCCGACCTCTCCGTCGACACCCCGCTGGCCGACGGCATCGAGTTCGTCGAGCACGACGTCACCGATGAGGAGTCGTGGCGCCGGCTCGTGGCGGGCGTCGTCGAGCGACACGGTCGCGTCGACGTGCTGTTCAACAACGCCGGAACCGTGGGCTCGTACGAGCCGATCGACACGATCGACCCCGAGCTGTGGAAGCGCATCGTCGACATCAACCTCAACGGCTGCTTCTACGGCGTGCGCCAGGTCGTCCCGGTGATGCGGGAGAACGGCGGTGGGTCGATCGTCAACACCTCGTCGATCTGGGGCATCGCCGGGGCGGCGGGGGTCTCGGCGTACACGGCGAGCAAGGCCGCGGTGCGGTCGCTGTCGAAGAACGTCGCCCTGTCGTACGTCGGCGACGGCATCCGCTGCAACTCGATCCACCCCGGCATCATCGACACCCCGATGATCGAGGCGCAAGACGCCGGCGTGACCGCGGGCATCGTCGACATCACCCCGATGAAGCGACTCGGCACTCCCCGCGAGATCGCCAACGGCGTGCTGTTCCTCGCCAGCGACGAGTCGTCGTACATGACCGGGGCGGAGCTCGTGATCGACGGCGGCTACACCGCGCAGTGA
- a CDS encoding metallophosphoesterase — protein MATRVVVVADTHVPKRAKVLPREVLEAIERADVVVHAGDWVDVETLDLLEGLSRKLVGVWGNNDGPALRERLPEVAHEVIDGVRMAVIHETGAATGRERRMDALFRPDPADSSAAQLLVFGHSHIPWDTVTPNGLRLLNPGSPTDRRRQPFRTYLTAVADAGALRDVTLHELS, from the coding sequence GTGGCGACTCGGGTGGTGGTGGTGGCGGACACGCACGTGCCGAAGCGGGCGAAGGTGCTGCCGCGGGAGGTGCTCGAGGCGATCGAGCGGGCCGACGTGGTGGTGCACGCGGGCGACTGGGTCGACGTCGAGACGCTCGACCTGCTCGAGGGGCTGAGCCGCAAGCTCGTGGGGGTGTGGGGGAACAACGACGGGCCCGCGCTGCGGGAGCGGCTGCCCGAGGTGGCGCACGAGGTGATCGACGGGGTGCGGATGGCCGTGATCCACGAGACGGGCGCCGCGACGGGGCGGGAGCGCAGGATGGACGCACTGTTCCGGCCCGACCCGGCCGACTCCTCCGCGGCGCAGCTGCTCGTGTTCGGGCACAGCCACATCCCGTGGGACACCGTGACCCCGAACGGCCTGCGCCTGCTCAACCCGGGCTCGCCGACCGACCGCCGTCGTCAGCCCTTCCGCACCTACCTCACCGCCGTGGCCGACGCGGGCGCGCTCCGCGACGTCACCTTGCACGAGCTGTCCTGA